Genomic window (Nicotiana sylvestris chromosome 7, ASM39365v2, whole genome shotgun sequence):
TTCCCCTTCAAAGGAAACTGCAGTAGTTATACATATACCGACTAAACATGTCATCGGCCTCCCAAATCGACAAAGATCCATCGCAATGGGAAGAAATCTCTACAAGTTATCGACGTCTGCCAAGGGCATTTTCCAATAGTTCCACAAGTTAAAATCTTCCTGCAACAATGAAAATACAATATAATTGAGTCAAAGCTCCAAGAAAACCACCCCCTTTGTAGAATTAAGAATGTCCACCCCCGGGAAGAAAAAtagtaaaggaaagaaaaagactATGCTTTAGTTCTAGAAATTCTTgaataagaaagaaaatgtaTATCTAAAGATAGGAAAACATGATGATATGAAAGTGCCGATGACGTTAGAATTACTTACAAACGAACGAAGAAGATATTAGAGTCTTGCTTACCTGCTCAACCATAGATGTAGGAGGGAACATGTCATTAACTAGAGTGTGCAATGAAGTATAGGATTTCACGTCAATTTGGTGGTTAATCGCTACCTCCCCCTGTAAGTCCAATTCAGCTTGTTAAGCAAGAGTGTAACTTGACAAATTGTACATTCCATTTTTACAATAAAGCAAAGGAAAGAGATTGAGAACCTTTGGGTTTATTATAAAGATTTTGCCTTTCGGAATTCCAATTTTTCTGTAACTGAGCTCATCGGTGTCCCTATTCCCAAAACCCGCATAAAAAGGGTTGTAATCTGCTGGGAAAAGTGCTTTGATGTCCTGAAATGTAGAAGAATATATTAGAAGGTGGCAAACTATTAGAGAGATACAAGAGGATTGAATCCACTGTCGTTTGGTTTGTGGGATGAGGAATAACAATCTTGGGATAGACTACGGGAATATTTTATTCCCCGTTTGGTTGAACTTTTGATTCTGGGATTAGCAATCCTGAGATAATTTACCACAAATATGGTATTATATTTATCCCACTCAATGTAggataacaaaataacaaaaaatgcCGTTCTCCAAAGCTCTTTTTGCAAAgttctttaaaaaattcaaggttaaaattgaaaataaatGTTCATCCCAATTTAACTAGTGTAAAACCAAACACATGTTTTATATTATAACCCGTAATTCCATTTTCAGTCAAATGAACCAAACATATACCAATAAAAATATATCCACTAAATAATTTCATCATTGTCGgtgtatacactaccctccccagaccccacttgtgggattatgttgggtatgttgttgttctTGTTGTGGTAATTTCATCAGAATCTAATCCACGTATTACAACCCCAACAACTATAATCCCCGTATAAATTGTTCACCAACCAAATGACCCCTTCAGGACTAGGCAAAAATAAGACTTAAGGTCCATTTGGTGCAATATTTGACTCTCTGGAAAAAACAAGACTAAATCACAATACAGCAATGGGACATATCTTAGAAATAGTTTCAACTGGACGTGTGAGACTATAATGTTGTCATTACCCTCCGACTATGTTAGAGAGCAAAATGTCGCTTCTAAAGTTCCAACCTGCTATCTATAAAAGGTTAGGAGAAGGTTGGATCTGTTCCATctttttttcttgttcttcttctatCTTTTTCACTTTCTGGAGTATTTTCCCCTTGATTTTTCTGCTACAAATTTGTCAATTGGGAAGtgtattttcttttttccctttttaaaagGAGTATCAGTTCAGGATAACCTGCACACGCCTCTATCCTGAACACGCCTCGATTGATCCACTACAAACATGCTACCTCCCACCAGCACATATACCAAATAACTCTGTCGATCAAAGCTTAGCCAGATGGGAAGAATTACCTAATGTTGCTTATGCTGGAATTCGAACCTTGATTTTCAAGATTACCACTCCAACTCTTAGACCATCTGGTGACAAATTAGGGGCTTACATGCGGTATCTCTTGGATTTTTCTTCTATTTGTCCATTATTTCTCCAATTTCTTTTTGTTTAACTTTTTAGCTTAAAAAGGTTAAACTTTTGAAGCAACTTGTTAAAGTAGTGGACATTTGTTGTAGTTTACCAGACAAAAAAACTGaatgataaaatattattatGGATTTTTGCGCTTTAAAGAAATAAAATTTGTGTAAATGTATTTGGTGCAAAATTATAATCAATATTGTACCAAATATAGAATCAGATTAGACTAAAATGCTGATAAGTTATCAGATATTTGATCTCGAAACCAAACATTGGTCAAGGATTTCAAGTCAGCCCTAAATCCCCTAATTAAAATCCCATCTAAAGAAAATAATATCCACTTTATCCATTCATTCGTACCAAGATACACGTGAAAGAACTGTCAGTCTTGGAGTACTTACCTCTAAGCAGGCAATCTTGAATTCATGAGGAGCTCTTCTTATAACTGCCACGACATAGAAGAGAAAAGGTAAATTTTGTCAGAGATCAAATTTATGCCAATTCCTTCTTAAAGGGGGGAAACAAATTGCACAGAATCATGCATGCAAAGTGCGACTCAAAATCTGAAGAAGATGACATGGCACCAACAATAGATCAATGGTCTTAATATGGAATCAAAAACCAGAGCTCAATGGGAAATTGGGAACGGAGGCATATAGAACTGACAGAAAAACCCTAGTACCAAGACAACATGTGTTGCTTCAACTACTCTTTTTATCATATCAGTAGGAAAAAGTCAGTCGACTTGCTATGGGCAAAGAGCTGAAGTTTCCGGATAATTCTCATTGAAACCAAACATCAAGAAACATGTGTAATTCGCATGCACAGATAATGCATTTCGACTCAGACTAAGGCAAAAGATGGACTTATGCTAAATATGTACTTACTTACCTTCTCTGTACAACGAGGGAAATAAACCATCAGGTGAAATAACAACAGGTCCAGGTGGTAAGGATTTCCCATCCTGCAGATTGTTACACGTTTCTGGTCAGTGAAATCTGTTACACAATCAGAATTCTACAAGAATGGACAAACAAACAGAGGCCAGATCCAAGAATTCTTTAGGTGGTGTATATAATCACAAATAGCGGTTAGACAAAATGCATCCTCCAAACCTCCTTTCcccataaaagaaagaaaaaaaaacacatgGAAGGTCTGAGAACAAAGCACAGGAGTCGGAGAATAAGAAATGAAAAGAACAGGTAATTAAAGCTAAATCTTCACCCCAACACCATGAGTGCCCAAAACATGTAAATACGGCAGTACTCTATTAGTCAGTTGGCTTTGAGCAAATTCTGTTCAGATTATTTGATTTTCTGCTTGTAGATTGGCAAACCAATCAACAGATCTATTTGTGCCTCTCTTCCTCAgctaattcatttgtagcaacatgTTTTACACCCAAGCAGGAAATAAAGCCAAAACTTTAAAACTCAGAACAACTTGCATAAGAAAACGCTAGATATAAAAAGCGAGAAAGGCAAGTTGAGAACAAGGCTGCTTATAGTTGTTCAATTTCCCAAAACTATAGAAATCCACAAGAGTGAAAGGCTCTACTTCACAAAAATATCTAACGGAGATGATTTCCTGTTGTctcttatctttttctttttataaatATAGCAACCTTAAAAATCAAGCTATGCATCATAGGTCCCAAGCCTGATAACAAAGTTTGGATAGTTCACGGTCGATGAAAAAATAGTTTGGAATTGATGAGTAGTTGATTGGATTTTGATTGATATAGCAACCATCAATTAaatgaaaataatcgtcattttGAAGTTTCTAGCATAACCATGGATATAAGCTTATGGCATGTCCCACCTAACCAAATTTGGAAACAGCTTCTTGAAGCCGTTCTGAGGTAGTATATTTGCTAGGACcggatacaaaaaaaaaaaggtttataTGGTTCACAAGGCCATTGGTGTTTGAATCTCAGACTACCAAGGTCTAAAGACATTTCTAGATATGTTCATTTGATCTCATTATATTCTCGCCTTGAAGTGTGGAGAAGAGGCGAGAGAGACAGAGGTGGAGTGAGGAAAGTGGAGACAACAACTGAACCCCTAGTAAACTATGGATACCTACCCTCACCCCCTAATTTCAGTTTTCAGTTTtctcatttaaaaaaaaaaaattctactcGTTGGAAACCTCACTGGAAAACAATGTTTCCCTGCACCGAGAATCAAAACAAACCGAACCGGAAAACCAAAAAATTTGTATCACACAAACCAGAATTTTTGGTTTGGTCAGTTTTCTTGGTTTAAACCAAATAATGCACAGCCCTACATGTAACAGAGTGCCTTCGGGAACATCTTATAAAATAGTAACGATATAGAGAAGATCAGCATGGCCTGTGCGCAAGGATGACATCGAGAAATGGTCCTACATGTAACAGAATCCAGCCAAAATGCTCCCTAAAATCTTCTGTATGTTTTAGAAAACTAAAAATTAGTGTCCTCGGTATTTCATGTATATGGGACTATGTTTACCTGTTTGAGATTGAACAGAAAACTTTTGGTCAGATAAGCTTGAACAATTGCCCGTGCGCTGAGAAAGAGTAGCTGATACCCATTTTCCTGCAATTACAAGACAGCACATCCATTATAAAATATTGAAGAAATATAGTTCAACATCAATGAAAATGGAAGTGAGAGTTCATAAATATTTGGCCAGCTTCGTGTTAGTCAATCATAGTACTTCGTAGTTCAAAAATAGCAAACAAAGAACAAGGAACACGCAGGGAATGGAGATATAACAAGTCATACTGTATACATATTACTCTTCAACCCAACTTTTGTACATTGTATAATGTCCGGCATGTTGAATCAAATACTCCGCCATGAGGTATGTAACTTTGCCAGGTCTCACCTAAGCAAGTATCTTATATAGGAGTCTTGTCATCCTGTATGAATGGGTCTGCGGATTAGCCCGCGACACTTTGTCTAAAGTTATGGCAACTAGAATACAGGGCTCTTCTATCTAAATCTTAAAATTCTTCCATGCTCATTTATGAACACCTTAGTTTTCCCCAGTTTTCCTAAGGATAAACCCTATATGATATCATCAAAGTTTTACTTTCCTCTCTTTTGAAGATATATACGTTAAATAGATTTCCTGCTCATCTCTGGCAGATATGTTTATCATATCACATTAAATGTCATAGGCATAGCTCCCCCGCAAACATCTTTCTCGTGCTGAAGCATCAAATCCAGAATTGCCACACTATTTGAATTGGAGGAAAGTATTGGTTGTACTTTGTCTTAAGGAATTTTATCAAAATACAAAAGAATTGATGTGATGACTTGAAGACGAAGAAACATTAAAATATAGGACAGAGAAAAGGAATACCTTGATTGCAGAGAAAAGTCTAGCGATTCCGGAGTGGGTCCAGTCCTTTCCAACCAAAGGCATGAACTGACCAAGAACATCAGACCTAGACATAAATATGAACTTTTTAAGTACGTTATAAAACATGTGCTCGTCCACTCTACAAACGATAGTTACATAGTACGCTACCAGAATGAGATAATGTTCCAACAAACGGTCCTATTCTCACAATTCCAACTTATAATATTATTTTATGCTCTCAAATCAGGTTTCTTTATAATGCTTTAAAATTTATTAAACGAGGGGGCAAAACACGCCCATATACAAGAAGTACACTATAAAgtagaaaaccttacaaaaagATATTGTTTTCTCACATCAGCTTAAAGATGAGAAATTTGGACATCTGATCCTATAGAAGGCTAACAAAATTTTGCAGCTTGAGGTTTAGTGATCCAAAAAGCTTACTTGGTAATAGTCCCATCAACATCAGAAATTACAATCCGAGTATTCCACTTCCACAAATATATATGGGCTTCAACCTGTTTTAAAAAGTTCGTTCAGCATTGCGATACGAACCAAAACAATAAAAAGACTACTATTTTTTTAAGTAAACATATTTGGCACAAGCAACACAACAAACCTTTTGCTCCCCTAGGACTCGAGTTGAAAAAATGAAAGTCACCAAATTCTGCCCCTCCTTCAGTTTTAAAGAGTCGATTTGATCAGAAGAAGGGACATTTGTTCTCACAAGTTGCTTGCGAGGAGATTCCTTAGCTCCTCGTGGTGCTGCTGTTTGTTCTGTAGGCTGGTTCAGTGAGCTTGATTCAGAATCAACAAACACCTCTTCATTTGATGCATTGCTACTTGTGTGTTCAATTGTCTTAACTCTTCTAAATGGAATTGGCCAAAGCCTCCATCGTCGTCCAGAAGGAGTTGAAGGCAACCCACTATCATCCTCTCCTGTTTTTAGGTTCTTCTCCTGCTCCACGGGTATGAAATCAGTAGATTCAACTGGTAGTTCCGTATTATACGCAGCCATCCCGAGAACGATTGGAGCAGCTTTGTCCCACTGTAAATAGTTTCCTTGAATTCGGACAACTAAATTTGGATTAGTAATTATTGAATTTGCAGAACTTCTGAATTCCTCCTCAGAAATGCGATTTGCATCAAAGGCTTCTCTAGCAGCAATGGAACCCATTCCAGCATGAAGAAAGTTCCTACAAAGAGATATCTCTACTCCTGCAGATATCACTAACAAAATGCGTGAACATAGTGAGAAGTAGAGCTAAACCGAACAACTAAATGAGACACTATAATTTTAATCAAAAACAAGAGGCATGCCGGCTTGTGCTTGAATCAGTTTCTGTACCTTTAAGCAAAGCTGCAGTCTGATCCTCCAAATTGTCACATTCAGTGCATTCACCTGATCCTTGCTCGCCATTTTGTGTCTCCTCTACTGCTAGAGTTACATCAGTCTGTTCCTTTGTGTCTGAAGCATTATGATCCAAGTCCAAGTCACTTTTCTGAAGGGTTACAACTTCAGGCTGTAAATCTCGTGATAGAGAACTGCAGGGAAGGTCGGAATCAGGAGTTAACCCATTTTCAGCTTCACTAATTGCAGGAGGACTCATGTGAGACTTCACTTCTACACCTTCAACGACTCCCTGAATCTCCGACTGAGAAACGGTATCTGACCGATTAACCTCATCCTCCGCCTGCATGGCTAATGCTGATAGCTCTAAACAGCTCTTGAATACGTCGTCCTTCTTAATGCTGCATGATGTGCTCTCCACAGTGCTATTCATGCAAAGATCTGATTCTCGGTGCTTCAGGTTATTTTCTGGAGTTTGATCAAGGTGCTTCCCATCAACTTCAGAGACTTCTACCTTGTGCTCGACTGTCGTGCTCTCGTTTTTCAGGTCGCAAGTATCTGCCGAGGCAACTTTAGATGTGTTCAGATCGCTGAAATAATCGTCAGCCCATGTGCCATCGCCTGAATTGAACTCTGAGCTATCATCACAAAATTCAGTACCCTGACCAGGACCCAGATGAAACTGGGGTGTGTCTAATTCGACATCTTCCGTATTCCTTTCAGACGACGAGATGGGTGCTGTCAGTATATGACCATCAACGCTTACTAGAACAACTTCAGAACCCGAATCCTGTGATTCTAAAACATGCTCCATATTTTCTAAATTATCATATCTACTGGATCCGTATTCTGATAAATCATCAAGAGAAGGCTGCTCATCCGGAAACTCGTAATATCTTCGGTCAGCATCCGAATCTGTCCTATTTAATCGATCCATACCCAATGTCACACGTTCGTCTCGTAATGGCAAATCAGCTGCAGCATTATACTCATCCTCCTCATTTTTAGACAGCACATCGTCTTTTCTACTTTCTTTATCGTTAACATTACCAAGATTACTACCATCCCCTTCACCTTTCAGGCTATCGGACTCCTTGAAGCCACCATTTTCCTCATTCTCATTGTCTCCGGTGACCTCTTTGATAAAATAAGCTTCACCGGAGTTATCAAGATACATGTGAAAATTGGCTTCTTTGCCATTAACTTCTATTCTAACTACCTTTTCTGCCCCCTTAAGAACACCCTGAAACTTACCAAATCGAACGTACCAAGGCGTGCTCCTAAAAGTCCCATCATGCTGTTTCACCACAATTATATCAACTGCTCCACCAAAAGGGTGAAATGGGGTGGCAACTGAGTATACACCCTGTGTTATAAAGCTACTAACTTTACCTACAACATTCATCTGTTCAACTACCAATAGACTTATATTCCCCCAAAAATACAGAATAATCAACAATTTAACCAAAACCTAAATGTTATACTACAATCTAAGAAACTGTCAAAACCAAACAGCTTCAGAATGATCCAATTGAATTGATCCCACAGATTACCAATCAAGAATACCTGCATGCAAcagataaaaaaggaaaaaaaatgtgaACATGCAGAGTATTGCAAATGACAAATTCAAGATCATATAAGAAGAATTTTAAAACCATAAAGAACAAAACTTTACATCAAGCATCTTGAAATTACAATAACCCAAATGAGAATTCAATCCATATAATGCATGAGAACCAAAGAAATTaagaccccccccccctccaCCTCCCCTCTACCCCCTCCAAATTAGCAGAATAAATCATATACTTACAGATTGAAAAAAGGTGTATTCTTGAAAATCTTGGAAGCTCCAACGATCGATGGATCAAAATGAAAGTTAATCTCAGAGCTGAAGAGGGTTGAGACaaaaaataaattagaaaataatatCAAGAATTTTCTCCATTCAATTTATTTGTCTATATTATGTTATATATACAAAAAAGAATACCAGGAATATTATGAGGgtatcttctttttttctttgattttcctcTCTCTAGAAAGTAGGTGACTTCTGTTGATTTTTCTAATACAAAATATTTGTTAAATACAGCAAAAATAAATTCTGGAACAAAAGGGGATAATGAAGAATTAAATGAATTTTGGATAACAGACACAGCCAGAGTCAATAAATTCCTTCCAACTTGCCCAAAATATTACTGTCACCTCTCAAATCTTTCCTAAATGCACAATGTGAATAAATAGGTATTGTCCTTTCAACTGAAGACTACTGTTATTCCATAATTACCCTTGGAATTTATTGTAAGATTGGGTTGGTGAGGAGGGTATTTTTGGAAATTCAGTAACTGTGGTGAGGAGGGTATTTTTGGAAATTCAGTAACTGTTCGGTTCCATGGTGAAACGAGGTAAAGACAATTATTGGACTCTGTTGCAGTTCGAATGTAAGTTGGGGCGTTGGGCCTTCATTTTTTTTCGTTTGtattaataaatatttttaaattatttattttttataaagtTAATAGTACTACTTATGTTTTCTGGTTCTCAAGAAAGGGTTTCTAGGTAGaataaggaaaaaagaaaataaaggactTCTAGAACAAGATCCTAACTTCCTAAGAAGTATCGCCTTCTCATTTTTTTAATATATCTTATGAGAAGCCATCTCTTGGCCAATGCAAATTGGTTTTACAATTTAGAcaatttatttaaattaattgCTCTTATTTTATGAGTATGAGGGTCGTCCAAAATAGCCTATTTGCCTTCCAAGGTAAGATTAAGGATGCATACACATTACTCTCCCAAATCCTACTTATGGAATtatattgaattttttttattgttgttgtaattactcttattttatgtgatatattttttatagtttatgttaaaatattatttatttaattatttgaaaaatatttattattattcttaTTCAAGTTTTACCTATAATAGCTTAAAAAATCAAATTTTCATCGGAACAGAGTGTATGAAAATACATGAATGAAATTGTCACCCACTCTTAatgtaataataaataaaattttgataCTTTACATATATTTAGTTCATGTGTCaaaaatctttttttatttttgaaaatatcaTGTCCAATCAAACATCGTCacataaaaaggaataaaaaatataACTCTATCAAAGTGATACGGGGTTATAATTTATAAAAGCAATTTTCATGCTCACTTACTGAAAAGATGCCATAGGcgagaaaaaaaaaaggacatATCGGGAGtgttataaaaatggaaaagaaagagGCGAAGTTAGTGGTTATAGCGGCTAAGATTATGGTATTTGGACGTCTGTATGAGGAACACGGCCGCAAAGGCAAGGGCAAGAAGTTGTACCTGTTGTCCAAGGTGAGGGAGAGGAAGGCCCATGACTTGCACCAAGTCAAGTGAATCAAAGACGAAGATGGCAAAGTATTGATGGATGAGGCACATATCCCGGTAAACAAATTAAGGTAGTGGCGGTGGAAGGGGCAATGCATTAGATGAGTAGGGACAGAGCAAAATCCCGGTAGAATTTTGGAAGAACGCAGCCCGAGGAGGTTTGGAGTGGCtcactgggttgtttaatgttatttttaggatgaagaagatgcccaaATAATGGAGGTGGAGTATAATAGTTCCATTATataagaacaagggtgatatctAAAATTACAATAACTATAATGGTATAAAGTTGTTGAGTCATACTATGAAGGTTTAGGAGAAGGTGGTGAAAGTCAGAGTCAGGAGGAGCGTGTCTATTTTCAAGAACTAATTCGAATTCATGTTGGGATATTCGACTATAGAAGCGATTCATCTGGTGAGGAGACTAGTGGAGCAGTATAGGGAAAGgaagaaggacttgcatatggtgttcataGACCTTGAAAAACGTACAATAAAGTTTAGAGGTTAGTGGCGTTTTGGTGgcgtacattagggtgattaaggatatgtatgatggtgCTAACACTTGGGTGAGGACTGTGAGAGGTGACTCAGAGCACTTTCTTGTTGTGATAGGGATGCACCAGGGATTGGCCCTTAGCCTGTTTTTATTTGCCTCGGCGATGGATGCATTCTATTTGCCGATGATATTGCATGATCAACGAGAGTGAGGCGGGATTAACGCAAGGTTGGAGGTTTGGAAACAAACCTTGAAGTCTAAAGATTTCAAGCGGAGCAGgaccaaaataaaatatttgaagtGCAAATTCAGTGACGGGACTCATGAAACAGACGTTGGATGTGAAGCTTGATACTCAAGTTATCCCCAAGAGAGGTAGCTTCAAGTATCTCGGGTCTATAGTCTAAGGTAACTGGAAAATTGACGTGGATGCCGCATATCATATTGGAGCGAGATGGATGAAATAGAGACTCAGATCCGGTATTTTATGTGATAAAAATGTGTCGTCAAGACTTAAGGGTAAATTTTACATAGTAGTTATTCAACCAATTATGTTGTAATAGGGATTGGTGTTGGTCAGTCAACAACTCCTATGTGCAAAAGATGAAAGTAATAGAAATAGGGATATTGAGATGCATGTGCGGGTGTACCAggagagataagattaggaatgaagctaTTCAGGACAAAGTGGGAGTGGCCTCCGTGGAGGATAAGATGCAGAAGGAAAGACTGAGATGGTTCATGCATGTTAAGAGGAGAAACGTTGATGCTCCcgttaggaggtgtgagaggttggccatgGCGGGTTTGAGAAGAGGTCTAGGAAGACCAAAGAAGTACTGGGGAGGGGTGAGTCGGGACATGGCGCTATTTCGGTTTattgaggacatgacccttaatAGAAAGGTGTGCaagtcgaggattagggtagaaggttagtatGTAGTTGAAAGTTCTCATTTTCTTACCAGTAGTTTTAGTAGCATTCATGTTCCTTCATATTCTTAGAACTTTATTATGTTATGTGGTGTAGTTTGCCTCTGATATTGTATTCCTTGTTGTTACTAATTGGCAATACTacttattctttttctttctctcttccttttctttccttttcttctacTCCTCCtccccctccttcttcttcttttcaccCTTTTTGAGAcgggggtctattggaaacatcaTCTCTATCTTCATTAGGTAGAGGTAAgatctgcgtatacactaccctctcCAGATCCCATATATAAGAATATACTgaatttgttattgttgttactgAACCTTAATCAAAGTTAATAGAGTTAAGTAACATGATAATCTTCGAAATACAAATTATTCAAACCTATATTCTGCTACTAAGCAGCACATTCACGCACTGATTAAAATAACAAATAGTCTTAAAATATTACCACTTGTTTTTTACAAAAGAGAAAACCCCTCAAAACTACTGTCTGTCTCTTTCACCATAAGCAATCAAGTTTGTATGTTTGTTTTCACGCAAAGCTCATGGAGTTAGCTATAGAAAGTTCATTTTGTTAACTTATTACTTTAAAGTTACCCCACGTTTCTAGTCACTGTGTTCTTAGAAATGACTGTTTCATAATTAAATATGGTTTAGGAATTttgcatgaaaataattttgaTAGGGTTCATATTCTTAActattttcttccttaatttctTAAATGTTATCATCAATTTTCGTTCTCTGGGACAAGATGTGGGGATAAGTTGAATTAAATTGTTTTAGTGTTCTATGTTCTATTCGAGGTAACATAGATTCATCGAGggattttattttatcatgaatTCATTAATTCTcaataatttattattttttctttcacACTTATTCTTACATGGAATAGGGTgggaaaatattaataaaaatgaTACTCAatatattaattttttatatAATTGTGATGATCGAATCAGCTTACACGTAGTACATATCTCGACTATTTTCTATCTTTTTTGTACTAATATGGTGTTTTCTTCATAAAAAGTCGAAATAGTATTTTTGGATTAGATCTCGTAAACAAGAAAGTCAGAAAATGTTCAAAAATGTGCAATGACaagaaagatttatgggatgtcTATGAAAATTAAGACAACTTGATTTTGGGGAGGTGATGTGTTTCAAGAAAATAACTATCCAGCTCATGTATAGTTGGGAGAGCACAAGTTCAACGTTATTTATTAGTCACCGTCTGTGT
Coding sequences:
- the LOC104249152 gene encoding phosphatidate phosphatase PAH1 isoform X1, with the protein product MNVVGKVSSFITQGVYSVATPFHPFGGAVDIIVVKQHDGTFRSTPWYVRFGKFQGVLKGAEKVVRIEVNGKEANFHMYLDNSGEAYFIKEVTGDNENEENGGFKESDSLKGEGDGSNLGNVNDKESRKDDVLSKNEEDEYNAAADLPLRDERVTLGMDRLNRTDSDADRRYYEFPDEQPSLDDLSEYGSSRYDNLENMEHVLESQDSGSEVVLVSVDGHILTAPISSSERNTEDVELDTPQFHLGPGQGTEFCDDSSEFNSGDGTWADDYFSDLNTSKVASADTCDLKNESTTVEHKVEVSEVDGKHLDQTPENNLKHRESDLCMNSTVESTSCSIKKDDVFKSCLELSALAMQAEDEVNRSDTVSQSEIQGVVEGVEVKSHMSPPAISEAENGLTPDSDLPCSSLSRDLQPEVVTLQKSDLDLDHNASDTKEQTDVTLAVEETQNGEQGSGECTECDNLEDQTAALLKVISAGVEISLCRNFLHAGMGSIAAREAFDANRISEEEFRSSANSIITNPNLVVRIQGNYLQWDKAAPIVLGMAAYNTELPVESTDFIPVEQEKNLKTGEDDSGLPSTPSGRRWRLWPIPFRRVKTIEHTSSNASNEEVFVDSESSSLNQPTEQTAAPRGAKESPRKQLVRTNVPSSDQIDSLKLKEGQNLVTFIFSTRVLGEQKVEAHIYLWKWNTRIVISDVDGTITKSDVLGQFMPLVGKDWTHSGIARLFSAIKENGYQLLFLSARAIVQAYLTKSFLFNLKQDGKSLPPGPVVISPDGLFPSLYREVIRRAPHEFKIACLEDIKALFPADYNPFYAGFGNRDTDELSYRKIGIPKGKIFIINPKGEVAINHQIDVKSYTSLHTLVNDMFPPTSMVEQEDFNLWNYWKMPLADVDNL
- the LOC104249152 gene encoding phosphatidate phosphatase PAH1 isoform X2: MNVVGKVSSFITQGVYSVATPFHPFGGAVDIIVVKQHDGTFRSTPWYVRFGKFQGVLKGAEKVVRIEVNGKEANFHMYLDNSGEAYFIKEVTGDNENEENGGFKESDSLKGEGDGSNLGNVNDKESRKDDVLSKNEEDEYNAAADLPLRDERVTLGMDRLNRTDSDADRRYYEFPDEQPSLDDLSEYGSSRYDNLENMEHVLESQDSGSEVVLVSVDGHILTAPISSSERNTEDVELDTPQFHLGPGQGTEFCDDSSEFNSGDGTWADDYFSDLNTSKVASADTCDLKNESTTVEHKVEVSEVDGKHLDQTPENNLKHRESDLCMNSTVESTSCSIKKDDVFKSCLELSALAMQAEDEVNRSDTVSQSEIQGVVEGVEVKSHMSPPAISEAENGLTPDSDLPCSSLSRDLQPEVVTLQKSDLDLDHNASDTKEQTDVTLAVEETQNGEQGSGECTECDNLEDQTAALLKGVEISLCRNFLHAGMGSIAAREAFDANRISEEEFRSSANSIITNPNLVVRIQGNYLQWDKAAPIVLGMAAYNTELPVESTDFIPVEQEKNLKTGEDDSGLPSTPSGRRWRLWPIPFRRVKTIEHTSSNASNEEVFVDSESSSLNQPTEQTAAPRGAKESPRKQLVRTNVPSSDQIDSLKLKEGQNLVTFIFSTRVLGEQKVEAHIYLWKWNTRIVISDVDGTITKSDVLGQFMPLVGKDWTHSGIARLFSAIKENGYQLLFLSARAIVQAYLTKSFLFNLKQDGKSLPPGPVVISPDGLFPSLYREVIRRAPHEFKIACLEDIKALFPADYNPFYAGFGNRDTDELSYRKIGIPKGKIFIINPKGEVAINHQIDVKSYTSLHTLVNDMFPPTSMVEQEDFNLWNYWKMPLADVDNL